A genomic window from Sphingobacterium spiritivorum includes:
- a CDS encoding sensor histidine kinase produces MQLTTKIRILLLILTISFMGTALTIHLTITDKDMLELDKNELTANIHKKESIIEDLFADSTIMKTFKNVEQFPLQSADILEKFASEKGVFLYLYKDSKPVLWSTDVYVPITDAGLKSNTTYMIENNRSFVVKKKTAGDVNILALVLVKRLFNSNNEYLKNTFNKQLIDDSNLEIADYTDIQNIQNVYSKDGTYLFSVKLKSGKHDNVFIFLQFICWVSAMFCFIILTHNICLNLAKKGFAWLGVFIFVSVLASLRFIDLQSNWLAMHSSLGIFDPKYYAYNSVFPNLWALTLTNLSCLWCLAFIHSVSDKLILPPQLKKKIIPYLVSGLLVFSIYFFYNLLFKHLGSLITHTSIVSYDFSKIADLSKYSWLNLFNLCLAILSLFFYIDILLRLIDQLFEQVSIKLNIQLAVLIFSMIVYALLGENSINNVLLGILILLIFLRKYALGQYRFSFYIVILVIVALFSSINHDKYMKIKKLESMKLVLSNLEAEDDTNAISLFMDIEKSMKNDEQLQHLFRLSANQQNAIEITDFIKKKYLSGYLSKFDFNGYYYANNIPLDNYPNNKFEEYREKVINNSIKVTESFYRVKSELGTHEYFMTLNLPLGDNTTANIFLNLKNRAFSYILPYPEILSDSRTTSLQQESFLNNSFALYKDKQLVTQYGKYTYPSADNKFPDKVGKFIEIDEPGDYFHLMYRPDSHTTLVISRANQNFYDYLAVTCFFFVLLFVFFSVVDIVIYLIQTMTQKSFRLKSIKYHFMILKNTIQYSTRIQTIFIVSIIFAILISGALAFYNINSRLSHERENNRIKYIAEVSRKLENMMNSAESMNSKETVESYLNILSQAMTTDFTLFNRNGRLIYSSQPKIYDLKLFSTFINPTAYKKLSLIKKTETIEPERVGDFEFSSSYASIRNADYQIAYYLNIPYFASKKEESTSINLLLNTLINIYTIIIIAFGFFAVYISNKITAPLVMIGKKLSQTNVGKQNEPLFWQRNDEVGALVKEYNFMLIKLEENSKKLMGIEREAAWREMAKQIAHEIKNPLTPMKLGIQQLSRSYKENDPRFEERFNRISTSFIEQIDSLSHIASEFSAFAKLPDTRFEKVNIIEKINKSVSFYSTNTQAKISVTNHADSNEIFVLGDKDQLLRTFNNLIKNAIEAGLGRRKLKIDFEIYANPNEMVEIHITDNGNGISDEALPKIFQANFTTKSSGTGLGLAFVKQTIEGMRGTIDFKTTPGKGTVFIVHIPFYYTMIKDI; encoded by the coding sequence GTGCAATTAACGACGAAAATACGTATACTCCTTCTTATTCTTACCATCTCCTTCATGGGCACAGCCCTCACGATACATCTTACTATTACGGACAAAGATATGCTGGAGCTGGATAAAAATGAGCTTACCGCTAATATCCACAAAAAAGAAAGTATCATTGAGGATCTGTTTGCAGATTCCACTATAATGAAGACGTTTAAAAATGTGGAACAGTTCCCTTTGCAATCGGCAGATATACTGGAAAAATTTGCATCTGAAAAAGGCGTATTCCTATATCTGTACAAAGACAGTAAACCTGTGCTCTGGAGTACGGATGTCTATGTACCTATTACAGATGCGGGACTCAAGTCAAATACGACTTACATGATCGAAAACAACCGGTCCTTTGTCGTAAAAAAGAAAACTGCAGGCGATGTCAATATACTCGCTCTTGTCCTCGTCAAGCGCTTATTCAACAGTAATAATGAGTACCTGAAAAACACCTTCAATAAGCAGCTCATAGACGACTCTAATCTGGAGATAGCAGACTATACAGATATACAGAACATACAGAATGTCTATAGCAAGGATGGAACCTATTTATTCTCGGTAAAGCTAAAGAGTGGAAAACATGATAATGTATTTATCTTTCTGCAATTTATTTGCTGGGTATCTGCGATGTTCTGTTTTATTATCCTTACCCATAATATCTGTCTGAATCTGGCTAAAAAAGGTTTTGCCTGGCTTGGGGTTTTTATATTTGTATCTGTTCTGGCTTCCCTCCGCTTCATCGATTTGCAGAGTAACTGGCTGGCGATGCACTCCAGCCTGGGAATATTCGACCCGAAGTACTACGCATACAATTCTGTTTTCCCTAACCTGTGGGCACTTACATTAACCAATCTGAGTTGCCTTTGGTGCCTCGCATTTATACATTCTGTTTCGGACAAACTTATTCTGCCACCTCAGCTGAAAAAGAAGATTATTCCTTATCTGGTATCCGGTCTTCTTGTATTCAGTATTTACTTTTTCTACAACCTGCTCTTTAAGCATCTGGGCAGTCTGATCACACATACCTCTATTGTGAGTTATGATTTTTCAAAAATAGCAGATCTCAGTAAATACAGCTGGTTAAACCTGTTTAACCTCTGTCTGGCGATACTATCTCTGTTCTTTTATATCGATATTCTTTTGCGGCTTATTGATCAGTTATTCGAACAGGTCAGTATCAAGCTAAACATTCAACTGGCTGTATTGATATTCTCTATGATTGTATATGCCTTACTGGGAGAAAACAGCATCAATAATGTTCTTCTTGGTATCCTGATACTGCTTATTTTTCTGAGAAAATACGCTTTGGGACAGTACCGCTTTTCCTTCTATATTGTCATACTTGTAATAGTTGCTCTCTTCTCTTCCATTAATCATGATAAATACATGAAAATCAAAAAACTGGAGAGCATGAAATTGGTACTGAGTAATCTGGAGGCTGAAGATGACACCAATGCCATTTCCTTATTTATGGATATTGAGAAATCCATGAAAAATGATGAGCAACTACAACACTTATTTCGACTTTCTGCAAATCAGCAGAACGCAATTGAAATAACAGACTTCATTAAGAAAAAATACCTCAGCGGATACCTTTCTAAGTTTGATTTTAACGGGTACTACTATGCAAATAACATCCCTCTTGATAATTATCCAAATAATAAATTTGAAGAGTACAGGGAGAAGGTCATCAATAATTCTATCAAAGTAACAGAGAGCTTCTATCGTGTGAAAAGTGAGTTGGGTACACATGAATATTTCATGACCTTAAATCTGCCTTTGGGAGACAATACTACTGCTAATATCTTCTTAAATCTTAAGAACAGAGCCTTCAGTTATATCCTGCCTTACCCGGAGATTTTATCGGACAGCCGTACCACTTCGTTACAACAGGAGTCCTTTCTGAATAATTCTTTTGCGCTGTATAAAGATAAGCAGTTGGTGACCCAATACGGTAAATACACCTATCCCAGTGCCGATAATAAATTCCCTGACAAAGTAGGCAAGTTTATAGAGATCGACGAACCGGGAGACTATTTTCACCTTATGTATCGCCCGGATAGCCATACGACGCTGGTGATCAGTCGGGCCAATCAGAATTTCTATGACTATCTGGCTGTTACCTGTTTCTTTTTTGTACTTCTGTTTGTATTCTTTAGTGTTGTCGATATAGTGATCTACCTGATACAGACGATGACCCAGAAATCCTTCAGGCTGAAGAGTATTAAATATCATTTTATGATCCTTAAAAATACAATACAGTATAGTACAAGGATCCAGACCATATTTATCGTATCCATCATTTTTGCAATCCTCATATCAGGTGCACTGGCCTTCTACAACATCAACTCGAGGCTGAGTCATGAAAGAGAAAATAATCGTATAAAATATATTGCCGAAGTCTCCAGGAAACTGGAGAATATGATGAACTCTGCAGAGAGTATGAATAGTAAGGAAACAGTAGAGTCCTATCTGAATATTCTATCCCAGGCCATGACCACCGATTTTACCTTGTTCAATCGCAATGGAAGGCTCATCTATTCCTCTCAGCCGAAGATCTATGATTTGAAGCTCTTCTCGACTTTTATCAACCCTACAGCGTACAAAAAATTATCGTTAATCAAAAAGACGGAGACAATCGAACCGGAAAGAGTAGGCGATTTTGAATTTTCATCCAGCTATGCAAGTATCCGTAATGCCGATTATCAAATCGCTTATTACCTGAATATCCCTTATTTTGCATCCAAAAAGGAAGAAAGTACCAGTATCAATCTTTTGCTCAATACGCTGATCAATATCTACACCATCATTATTATTGCCTTCGGCTTCTTTGCGGTGTATATCTCCAATAAGATTACTGCTCCTTTGGTAATGATAGGGAAGAAATTGTCCCAGACAAATGTGGGTAAACAGAATGAACCACTCTTCTGGCAGCGGAATGACGAGGTCGGCGCATTGGTCAAAGAATACAACTTTATGCTGATCAAACTCGAGGAGAACTCCAAAAAGCTGATGGGCATAGAACGGGAGGCTGCATGGAGAGAAATGGCCAAACAGATCGCTCATGAAATCAAAAATCCACTGACTCCCATGAAACTTGGAATTCAGCAATTGTCCAGATCTTACAAGGAAAATGATCCACGCTTTGAGGAACGCTTTAATCGGATCTCCACCTCATTTATTGAACAGATCGACAGCTTATCCCATATTGCCAGTGAATTTTCAGCATTTGCCAAACTTCCGGATACCCGGTTTGAAAAGGTGAATATTATTGAAAAAATCAACAAATCTGTTTCATTTTACAGTACAAATACGCAGGCTAAGATCAGCGTTACCAATCATGCTGATTCTAATGAAATATTTGTATTGGGGGATAAGGATCAGTTGCTGAGAACCTTTAATAATCTTATCAAAAATGCAATTGAAGCCGGTCTGGGTCGCAGAAAACTCAAAATTGATTTTGAGATATATGCCAACCCTAATGAAATGGTAGAAATACATATTACTGACAATGGAAACGGAATATCGGATGAGGCATTACCTAAGATTTTCCAGGCAAACTTTACAACCAAGAGTTCCGGAACAGGATTGGGCCTGGCTTTTGTAAAACAAACCATCGAAGGTATGAGAGGAACTATAGATTTCAAAACTACTCCCGGAAAAGGAACTGTATTTATTGTACATATCCCGTTCTACTATACGATGATTAAGGATATCTAA
- a CDS encoding lipocalin-like domain-containing protein, translated as MRKHILTFVAILAGVFLFSSCGAQRKTTSSSGSSSSSSTEVNDGPSASQWKGGVKGTWILNTITRENIPAAYTIKTVFEEAPAECFEGSVWNFPSNGKGSIEFTAEGTLCAKGAVRNIVWSIYNPGKMGGQPQFQFKKIYSGDKARNVTTGYRMDLSFSDGEKLVMKMPVDLDNGTGYLVFNFSKAVR; from the coding sequence ATGCGTAAACATATTTTGACTTTCGTAGCGATCCTAGCAGGTGTTTTCTTGTTTTCATCGTGTGGAGCACAGAGAAAGACAACGTCTTCTTCAGGTAGCTCAAGTTCTTCCAGTACAGAAGTAAATGACGGACCGAGTGCCTCTCAGTGGAAAGGTGGTGTAAAGGGTACATGGATTCTTAATACCATTACCCGTGAGAACATCCCTGCAGCTTATACCATTAAAACTGTATTTGAAGAAGCTCCTGCAGAGTGCTTTGAAGGAAGTGTATGGAATTTTCCATCGAATGGTAAAGGAAGTATAGAATTTACAGCAGAAGGTACATTGTGTGCTAAAGGAGCTGTACGTAATATTGTATGGTCAATTTATAATCCAGGAAAAATGGGTGGTCAGCCGCAATTTCAGTTCAAAAAAATCTATTCAGGAGATAAGGCAAGAAATGTTACAACAGGATACCGTATGGACCTGTCCTTTTCTGACGGAGAGAAACTAGTGATGAAAATGCCTGTTGATTTGGACAATGGTACAGGTTATTTAGTCTTCAACTTTTCAAAAGCTGTAAGATAA
- a CDS encoding lysylphosphatidylglycerol synthase transmembrane domain-containing protein: MNKKKYWNILKNILKVVVTIGALYWVFSKVDIKDLVEAIRNSNPLFLFLAFLAFLLSIFISSSRLLSFLKGIGLDVSEKYNFKLYQLGLFYNLFLPGGIGGDGYKIYFLRKKFKIKGRKLLSALFFDRLSGLWALCLIISALIIFMPQLKIPNALTAACFISGTIVYYLVIWKFFPDFKPRFFRTHIKAIGVQSMQVLSAIMILYALGFEGKFSPYLFLFLASSLVAIIPFSVGGLGMREIVYMWGAKIFYLDSHLAVLISLLFYIISALVSVSGAYYVFNPKGLGEEKLPSAEEVEQSRIEED, from the coding sequence ATGAACAAAAAGAAGTACTGGAATATCCTTAAAAATATACTCAAAGTTGTTGTCACTATAGGAGCTTTATACTGGGTATTCAGCAAAGTCGATATAAAAGACCTGGTAGAAGCCATCCGCAATAGTAATCCGTTATTTTTATTTCTCGCATTTTTAGCCTTCCTCCTTTCTATCTTTATTTCTTCTTCACGATTACTTAGTTTTCTAAAAGGAATAGGTCTGGACGTAAGTGAAAAATACAACTTCAAACTGTATCAGCTGGGCTTATTTTATAATCTCTTTCTGCCCGGGGGTATCGGAGGAGACGGATATAAGATCTATTTTCTTCGTAAAAAATTCAAAATCAAAGGCCGGAAATTACTAAGCGCTTTGTTTTTTGACCGTCTGAGCGGACTATGGGCGCTATGTCTGATTATATCTGCTCTGATTATCTTCATGCCTCAGCTGAAAATACCAAACGCACTTACAGCAGCATGTTTTATCTCGGGTACGATAGTCTATTATCTGGTAATATGGAAGTTTTTTCCGGATTTTAAGCCTCGGTTTTTCAGAACACATATCAAAGCGATAGGCGTGCAGTCCATGCAGGTTCTATCTGCGATCATGATCCTGTACGCACTGGGATTTGAAGGAAAGTTTTCTCCTTATCTTTTTCTTTTCCTGGCTTCTTCTCTGGTTGCTATTATTCCTTTTTCAGTGGGAGGTCTGGGTATGCGTGAGATTGTGTATATGTGGGGAGCAAAGATCTTTTATCTGGATTCGCACCTTGCAGTATTGATCAGTTTATTATTTTATATTATTTCTGCTTTAGTTTCAGTGTCCGGTGCTTATTATGTCTTCAACCCGAAAGGTCTTGGAGAAGAAAAGTTACCATCAGCAGAAGAGGTTGAGCAGAGCAGAATAGAAGAAGATTAA
- a CDS encoding SDR family NAD(P)-dependent oxidoreductase, translating into MANIVITGASSGIGFEAVLDLTANKENNVIALARSADKLRKLHEIASSLNYDGGKLYPAQFDIVYDNYPEILIPFIQSKFDSVDILINNAGALVYKPFLETSAEDFATMLQTNLLGHVNMIRHVAPLMKNGGHIVNISSMGGFQGSVKFPGLSAYSASKGALGVLTECLAEEFKEQGIKVNCLALGSSQTEMFETAFPGVEAGTLAFEMGRYIAEFAQNGSKYYNGKILPVSNTTP; encoded by the coding sequence ATGGCAAATATAGTTATAACAGGAGCGAGCAGCGGAATCGGATTTGAAGCAGTCCTCGATCTGACAGCAAATAAAGAGAATAATGTCATCGCTTTAGCAAGATCTGCAGATAAACTCAGAAAATTACATGAAATTGCTTCTTCCCTGAATTACGATGGCGGAAAACTATATCCGGCTCAATTCGACATTGTATATGATAATTATCCGGAAATATTGATTCCGTTTATTCAGTCTAAGTTTGACAGTGTAGATATTCTGATCAATAATGCCGGAGCATTGGTTTACAAGCCTTTTCTGGAAACCAGTGCAGAAGACTTTGCGACAATGCTTCAGACCAATCTATTGGGACATGTAAATATGATCCGGCATGTAGCACCTTTGATGAAAAACGGAGGGCATATCGTCAATATAAGCAGTATGGGAGGATTTCAGGGTTCTGTAAAGTTCCCGGGACTATCTGCCTATTCAGCAAGTAAAGGTGCTCTCGGCGTATTGACAGAATGTCTGGCAGAAGAGTTTAAGGAGCAGGGTATCAAAGTAAACTGCCTCGCACTTGGATCATCCCAGACCGAAATGTTTGAGACAGCCTTTCCTGGCGTAGAAGCAGGTACACTGGCTTTTGAAATGGGTAGATATATTGCCGAATTCGCACAAAACGGAAGCAAGTATTATAACGGTAAAATATTACCCGTATCCAATACAACTCCCTAA